GTATGGGCGCTGATAATTCGGCAAATACCTGCCGACGTATTACTGAAACTGTGCGGGATGCCGGTATTAATGGCATAACTTTGCCCCGCGACGAGGTGGTAATCCTGACCATTAATCGTCAGAACAATTTCACCTTCCAGTACAGTGCCTATTTCCTCACCCTGATGCTTAATTCTTTCCCCAGTGGTTGTGCCCGGCTGGTAAGTTTCAAAGATCATCGCCAGCGTGCGATTCGGGTTACCGTTATGAACCAGCTTCATTGACACACCCTGACTGCCCATCTCAATTAAGTCGTCCTGATTAATGACGACCTGTGGCTCATCAGGTTTTTCCGGCTCGGAAAAGAATTCCGAGAGTGACAGACCATACACCTTCAGCAGCTTTTGTAGCGTACTGATGGCAGGGCTGACTTTATCCTGTTCTATCGTACTGATAGCACTGTGAGTCAGCCCGGAGAGTTCGGCGGCACGACGTTGTGAAAGCCCCTGCTGCTGGCGGATTT
The nucleotide sequence above comes from Escherichia coli. Encoded proteins:
- the puuR gene encoding HTH-type transcriptional regulator PuuR, with amino-acid sequence MSDEGLAPGKRLSEIRQQQGLSQRRAAELSGLTHSAISTIEQDKVSPAISTLQKLLKVYGLSLSEFFSEPEKPDEPQVVINQDDLIEMGSQGVSMKLVHNGNPNRTLAMIFETYQPGTTTGERIKHQGEEIGTVLEGEIVLTINGQDYHLVAGQSYAINTGIPHSFSNTSAGICRIISAHTPTTF